Proteins encoded by one window of Culicoides brevitarsis isolate CSIRO-B50_1 chromosome 2, AGI_CSIRO_Cbre_v1, whole genome shotgun sequence:
- the LOC134830635 gene encoding uncharacterized protein LOC134830635 produces MEEEEEGDEALFRYFAKLPWNKHIPQDEEERAKFYDVTFEDEKDIFYAHLNEIDQGIAEMVDQETKFSQPKFIYIDPRNGREAKFAEIWIEECLKPPWLYKGFPTKSTLTAAEHAVCIKALRGDTSEEILQQYESLKEKIAEERKKYNEFVKSYFMTNSMRRKKEIDPHLSELFAGKWKREVECFKEIRVDLLSQSFSLATAIPLKFVQLNSISVTVSTQKAAKPSPKTLFSHDVIKQRIKGAPYHLEKYYEALDPHLSVSETDPVPENFDASLPISSVVYLMQGYYDESDDWMLPITISDDGLRTQIKIDRNLPSIKLGSIYRNSNIALDVVRASFIFNGMRTSDPEEEVSTKMSEKSYEIKKFEQFIEEFSKKVAINDKKDDSQVLHAVEMTSNNNDTLSIMLSCQPDVVLDNKIVIFSPKLEYQPEFGEEQMTEHELIREYVHLKFMNNVVVKRIRLHFANYWIYSVRDITLDTVVADLHRLYQIQEADLLTSFFQLISMLKAFPPARYLGKHDPSKKEKILIYQQQDKENPNCINLGKIFSDINFSANSLDELSWTPIDVERVAEIHIRSKVAPGLFPFYGKHFRKEIKDIKKLPKPTNAKIDLLKSGTKKKKKKKKNKKKKSVAKTVSTEESFDPTELFDASGNINIFSILQPKPGTSKSSEQQMPEMTPKKRSPEENLLKTPDSVKKRILDSPSPTQSSLETTPEMGIQRLNLKKNDDSDENSPCSNDRILRNRTISISDANK; encoded by the exons ATGGAAGAGGAAGAAGAAGGAGATGAAGCTTTATTTCGATATTTTGCAAAGCTTCCATg GAACAAACATATTCCTCAAGATGAAGAGGAAAGAGCCAAATTCTACGATGTGACCTTCGAGGATGAAAAAGATATTTTCTACGCTCACTTGAATGAGATTGACCAAGGCATCGCTGAAATGGTAGAtcaagaaacaaaattttcacaaccgAAGTTCATCTATATCGATCCACGGAACGGTCGGGAAgcgaaatttgctgaaatttGGATTGAAGAATGTCTTAAACCGCCGTGGTTGTACAAAGGATTTCCCACAAAATCAACGTTGACAGCGGCGGAACATGCAGTTTGTATCAAAGCATTGAGGGGAGACACGAGCGAAGAAATTTTGCAACAATACGaaagtttaaaagaaaaaatcgcgGAAGAGCGTAAAAAGTACAACGAATTCGTGAAAAGTTATTTCATGACAAACAGCATGCGTCGTAAGAAGGAAATCGATCCACATTTGAGTGAACTCTTTGCTGGCAAATGGAAACGTGAAGTTGAGTGCTTCAAGGAAATACGAGTGGATCTTTTGAGTCAAAGTTTTTCATTGGCAACAGCGATTCCGTTGAAATTCGTACAATTAAACAGCATTTCTGTGACTGTCAGTACTCAAAAAGCTGCAAAACCCAGTCCAAAGACACTTTTTTCTCACGACGTCATTAAACAAAGGATCAAAGGTGCTCCATACCATCTCGAAAAGTACTATGAAGCATTAGATCCACACCTCAGTGTTAGTGAAACTGATCCAGTGCCTGAAAATTTCGATGCCTCGCTTCCAATTTCGTCAGTTGTGTATTTGATGCAAGGATATTACGACGAATCTGACGATTGGATGCTTCCAATAACAATTTCCGACGATGGATTGCGAACGCAAATTAAAATAGACCGAAATTTGCCATCAATTAAGCTGGGATCCATTTATCGGAATAGCAATATTGCCTTAGATGTTGTGAGAGCAAGTTTTATCTTCAATGGAATGCGAACGAGTGATCCGGAGGAAGAGgtttcaacaaaaatgagtgaaaagtcttatgaaattaagaaatttgagCAATTTATCGAagaatttagcaaaaaagtggcaattaatgacaaaaaagatGACTCTCAAGTCTTACACGCAGTCGAAATGACATCAAATAACAACGATACGCTTTCAATAATGCTCTCCTGCCAACCTGATGTCGTATTGGACAATAAAATTGTGATATTTTCCCCGAAATTGGAATACCAACCTGAATTTGGCGAGGAACAAATGACCGAACACGAGCTGATACGAGAATACGTTCacttaaaattcatgaataatGTTGTCGTCAAAAGAATTCGTCTACATTTCGCTAATTACTGGATTTATTCCGTTCGTGATATTACCTTAGACACGGTTGTTGCCGATTTACATCGTTTGTATCAAATACAAGAAGCTGACTTGCTCACTTCGTTTTTCCAGTTGATCTCAATGCTCAAAGCTTTTCCTCCGGCAAGGTATTTAGGCAAGCACGACCCTTccaagaaggaaaaaattctcatttatcAGCAACAAGACAAAGAAAACCCAAATTGTATCAATCTCGGGAAGATTTTTTCGGATATAAACTTCAGTGCGAATTCATTAGATGAGCTTTCATGGACTCCAATTGATGTCGAACGAGTTGCTGAGATACATATCAGAAGTAAAGTCGCCCCAGGTCTATTTCCATTTTATGGAAAACATTTCCGGAAAGAGattaaagacataaaaaaacttCCTAAACCAACAAATGCGAAAATTGACCTTTTAAAATCGGgtacaaagaaaaagaagaagaaaaaaaagaacaaaaagaagaaatcagTAGCAAAAACCGTCTCAACCGAAGAGAGTTTCGATCCAACGGAGCTCTTTGACGCATCCGGAAACATAAATATCTTCAGTATTTTACAACCAAAGCCAGGCACGAGTAAATCAAGTGAACAACAAATGCCAGAAATGACTCCAAAAAAGAGAAGTcccgaagaaaatttattaaaaacacctGATTCAGTGAAAAAACGAATCTTAGACTCCCCTTCTCCGACACAAAGTTCGCTTGAAACAACTCCAGAAATGGGCATCCAAAGactaaatttgaagaaaaacgaCGATTCGGATGAAAATTCGCCATGCAGCAATGATCGAATCTTACGAAATCGAACGATATCGATTTCAGatgcaaacaaataa
- the LOC134830498 gene encoding bromodomain adjacent to zinc finger domain protein 2B, which translates to MKKSGKDNKSGSQSSLHNRGSHGGAPDPMSLLDPVSLFAYWGRDPSSAAAASQLFGSPFAANNLNLLAGANAPSSPGGSSTPERFPPGGHGNTMATAASQAASLAGLHSANWWSMAQYAAQDYFARLSGLGQMPFAPPDLGAFPGSVGNSAKDSSSSLNNSSGKSKSSKNKEKSAQSSSTSATSYNKSASLSHSSSSGPSSSAAIPPALSLQDYKSLYERSGTLPKDLFGASNLTSQSSPSSSSTSKSSRKSNSNDYHHHHQQSQHQSHHSSHSANTNNSKQQQQHQQQQQQQRNYSKDHDTPSKYMNSLNSHNISISPAPSSTSSSNSTRDKHHSAGSGSARTKEHEKSHKSSSSSAVPAMNEINFDSSLSINALNSLSQLGNLNLTSQQSVTAAMNALAASSTKAKEYVSSGILSDPSSFLGVRLPPDTEIIKYTSSIVGPKVPGTTNRGRKKTISLDPNPPWLHGGKRPRLDADFSNLPQAHQNDHIEVIKLPPTVQSNGVVNLSSKATGSNKDNKEFAGGEWGGLGLIASSKQKSIEEVDDAPLNLSMKPEPPKSSISDETLNLSSSSVLNSNSLQSLSSITAALGAQNNESSKSHHGKEGRPRNLGRGVSKPKKNTVASLLAQSRAVGLKPVLTAQQLMNPAEFEKLQRAISETQAAMELSATDTESIAESGMSESETEEQVNIFDLRVPMQHGWQRETIIHGLTKNGQIKGDVYYIPPGSSGTKLKGMAQIQEILNATKSKSLKLDNFSFSPKVIVGSFLQPAPPPYATEGGYIRMTDVEVASRLEELKIFTRHSALGVDQRIEIARQQQALREAKKMAKDEQSKNKEKKLMQKEIERTERLEQQRRERELKHQMQLDARRKRDEEAAKLRQEELQRRQQEKEIKRQQQMFIKEQERERRRQHMTYIKQLDTRKKLEEREKKKHQQVLDKLISREKKLISRRREADILAELRKPREDSEIPNQKELPTLPRLAGLKLAGQALADLLMVFEFLHAFGETLGFDMESLPTLQSLHQALVSENAVEAEDELLSVITHLIVCAIEDPGIPNPNRHTTLLGQTLRQADITHSNVSEILRIYMYAISTTEVRQLTGIVYERERRGQEQDPECIAKNQQFLEALQENTRFKLSECLKDKPFVSLNPTVKAQIMAMLCNDLLLNKAVCKQIEGSLESQAQLKKDKYLLDSKIRKCKMLLTRKQRLEQYEKSMAEKAANESAMDESKANEKDESQTNKEENASEDAKEEEKAETEVDKNVTKSESNPPATPDKSTIPDRDVQTPASVKSELNTNKSIAADSIVEKIDDDNSDCESEGTQLEEDEDNALMADEVQKKLEGLLQEASQNKEQLLKALHGLRAKCYGQDRYWRRYWHMPKAGGIFVEALESAQPEILEYHEALEQQKIEADEMLLRQLENDKRNKRSKRKSAKSECTDSGKSDCESASESRADVSSDGIIQHTNKDNSSLVEEKFVQPNPANQTTTDEEMDIEDSIPTAILVQKSNQAGEIIEPAPISQVSTYTVPKVVQDAVNPVVKMETNKCDNEVTTPAAVENGLPNKTEPETNHVVKEETPQLINEIKTEAPLLDKWFSLLKQDIPLISQETAINQETKRLYCNITCRDTVMGQGFRWDVGNALYFYTVPDDGKQENTYFSDSIMTLSGLDDTRMRNVIEGKNLEPKPEVEVKPEIKSEDVITGFSLPPYMALSLNNLTNYLQCDSPGPVPCTPEEQKQLEDIKLNGAPHKLENNFVPKDLRHGWWKISEIEQLNELIQCLNPHGIRERNLRQNILIALTESIDLTIPCPVSNPRDKPPQNGFIEPEPMKSWNPQIARRVELTLLDQVESFEDKIASASMQVKGWTVPQRDNDNEENVGGDFVNIQSIGERILSLEGAIERRYLKPPLGANVTEAQIAAMAAKKQEEENEQNKSIDCSRSDISEDDIPRGLAQWRDAVERSVTCAQLSMALYVLESCVAWDKSIMKANCQFCQSGENEDKLLLCDGCDRGYHTYCFKPQMTSVPEGDWYCYECVNKATNERKCIVCGGNKPAPVGKLIYCEACPRAYHHDCYIPPMIKIPRGKWYCQNCVSKAPSKKRPPKKKEPKEAKEPKSKDTSKSEKKEKVVMSPPSKVIEEPPLSPITLPNNSTQSETTPSKQSSVVHSTPTNNTKDFDATSPQSPVNDTKDEEEVPKKKDSSANENNISAKEKSKQERKATKKLMKELAVCKIVLEELEVHEDSWPFLLPVNTKQFPTYKKIIKVPMDLSTIKKRLTDLSYKTREDFITDVRTIFNNCEVFNEDDSPVGKAGHGMRNFFEARWSELTDKHS; encoded by the exons GCTGCAAGACTACAAATCGTTGTACGAACGCTCAGGAACCCTGCCGAAAGATCTGTTTGGTGCTTCAAATCTTACCTCACAATCATcgccatcgtcgtcgtcgacctCCAAGAGTTCGCGCAAGTCAAATTCCAATGATTACCATCACCATCACCAACAATCGCAGCACCAATCGCATCATTCGTCGCATTCCGCGAACACGAATAACTcgaaacagcagcagcagcatcaacaacagcaacaacaacaacgaaattaCAGCAAGGATCACGACACGCCGAGCAAATACATGAATAGTCTTAATTCACACAACATTTCCATTTCGCCAGCGCCTTCAAGTACTTCGTCGTCGAATTCGACGCGTGATAAGCACCATTCAGCGGGTTCTGGATCAGCGCGAACGAAAGAACATGAAAAATCTCACaagtcatcgtcatcatctgcCGTTCCCGCCATGaatgaaatcaattttgactCGTCACTGTCGATAAATGCCCTCAATTCGCTTTCGCAACTCGGGAATCTCAATTTGACATCGCAACAAAGTGTCACCGCGGCAATGAATGCTCTTGCTGCGAGCTCAACAAAGGCTAAGGAGTATGTCTCATCAGGCATTTTGAG TGATCCATCATCGTTCCTTGGCGTTCGATTGCCACCCGATACGGAAATTATCAAATACACCTCGTCAATTGTCGGTCCAAAGGTTCCTGGAACAACGAATCGTGGCAGAAAGAAAACAATTTCGCTGGATCCGAATCCTCCGTGGTTGCATGGTGGGAAAAGGCCTCGATTAGATGCGGATTTCAGTAATCTTCCGCAAGCACATCAAAATGATCATATTGAAGTCATCAAATTACCGCCGACAGTTCAGTCGAACGGTGTCGTCAACTTGTCATCAAAAGCTACGGGAAGCAATAAGGATAACAAAGAATTTGCGGGCGGTGAATGGGGCGGATTGGGATTAATTGCGTCatccaaacaaaaatcaattgaagaaGTCGATGATGCTCCTTTGAATTTATCGATGAAACCAGAACCGCCGAAATCTTCAATTTCCGATGAAACGCTCAATTTGTCAAGCAGCTCGGTACTTAATTCCAATAGTTTGCAAAGTTTATCCTCGATAACGGCGGCTTTGGGTGCGCAGAACAACGAATCctcaaaaa GTCATCATGGCAAAGAAGGTCGTCCCCGTAATCTCGGAAGAGGCGTTTCGAAACCCAAGAAGAACACAGTCGCTTCTTTACTTGCTCAAAGTCGAGCTGTTGGCTTAAAACCCGTACTTACGGCACAACAGCTGATGAATCCCGCggaatttgaaaaacttcaaCGAGCAATTTCCGAAACGCAGGCTGCTATGGAGCTCTCTGCCACGGATACAGAAAGTATTGCCGAAAGTGGCATGTCAGAGTCAGAAACGGAGGAGCAGGTGAACATTTTTGACTTGCGAGTGCCCATGCAGCATGGATGGCAACGTGAAACAATCATTCATGGACTCACGAAGAACGGACAAATCAAGGGAGATGTTTATTATATTCCGCCCGGTAGTTCGGGAACAAAGTTAAAGGGAATGGCACAAATACAGGAGATACTGAACGCAACAAAATCCAAATCTTTGAAGTTGGATAACTTTAGTTTCTCACCGAAAGTCATTGTTGGAAGCTTTTTGCAGCCCGCGCCGCCGCCATATGCCACGGAAGGCGGATATATTCGCATGACAGACGTCGAAGTTGCTAGTCGCTTGGAAGAGCTGAAGATTTTTACGAGACACTCGGCGCTCGGAGTTGATCAACGCATTGAAATAGCGAGACAACAACAGGCGTTACGAGAAGCGAAGAAAATGGCGAAGGATGAACAGTCAAAGAACAAAgaaaag AAACTAATGCAAAAAGAAATTGAACGCACTGAAAGACTGGAACAGCAACGAAGAGAACGAGAATTGAAACATCAAATGCAACTCGAC gCCCGTCGCAAACGAGACGAAGAAGCAGCGAAATTAAGACAAGAAGAACTTCAAAGGAGACAACAGGAAAAGGAGATTAAGCGACAACAGCAGATGTTTATAAAAGAACAA gagcgtgaacgacgacgacaacacaTGACATACATCAAACAATTAGACACGCGAAAGAAGTTGGAAGAACGTGAAAAGAAAAAGCACCAACAAGTATTAGACAAACTAATTTCGCGtgagaaaaagttaattagtCGTCGACGTGAAGCTGATATTTTGGCAGAATTGag gaAACCAAGAGAAGATTCCGAAATTCCCAACCAAAAAGAACTGCCAACATTACCTCGTTTAGCTGGTCTGAAACTTGCTGGTCAAGCATTGGCCGACTTACTCAtggtatttgaatttttgcatgCATTTGGCGAAACTTTAGGTTttg acatggAATCATTGCCAACCCTTCAATCGTTGCATCAGGCTCTAGTCTCTGAAAATGCTGTGGAAGCTGAGGATGAACTTCTTTCAGTTATTACTCATCTGATCGTTTGTGCCATCG AGGATCCTGGAATTCCAAATCCGAATCGTCATACCACCCTTTTGGGTCAAACACTGCGTCAAGCTGACATCACACACTCAAATGTCTCGGAAATTCTCCGAATTTACATGTACGCGATCTCGACAACGGAAGTGCGACAACTTACGGGCATCGTTTACGAACGCGAACGTCGAGGACAGGAACAAGATCCCGAATGCATCGCCAAGAACCAACAATTCCTCGAAGCGTTGCAGGAAAATACGAGATTCAAGCTCTCGGAATGTTTGAAAGATAAACCTTTCGTCTCGCTAAATCCAACGGTTAAAGCTCAAATAATGGCAATGTTGTGTAACGACTTGCTCCTGAACAAAGCTGTGTGCAAACAAATCGAGGGAAGTCTCGAAAGTCAGGCACAACTGaagaaagataaatatttgttggaTAGCAAGATCCGAAAATGCAAGATGCTGTTAACGCGAAAACAGAGACTTGAGCAGTACGAAAAGTCAATGGCGGAAAAGGCTGCCAACGAGTCAGCGATGGATGAAAGCAAAGCAAATGAAAAAGACGAATCACAAACAAATAAGGAAGAAAATGCCTCAGAAGACGcaaaagaagaggaaaaagctGAAACAGaagttgataaaaatgtcacaaagtCAGAATCGAATCCGCCAGCGACGCCCGACAAAAGTACAATTCCCGATCGTGATGTTCAGACACCGGCAAGCGTCAAAAGTGAACTCAATACCAACAAGTCAATCGCTGCCGACAGCATCGTTGAGAAGATTGACGATGACAATAGTGATTGCGAGAGTGAAGGAACGCAActcgaagaagacgaagacaaCGCTTTGATGGCTGACGAGGTGCAAAAGAAGCTAGAAGGTCTCTTGCAAGAAGCATCTCAGAACAAAGAACAACTTTTGAAGGCTTTGCATGGTCTCCGTGCCAAATGTTACGGACAAGATCGTTATTGGCGTCGCTATTGGCACATGCCAAAGGCAGGAGGCATCTTCGTTGAAGCCTTGGAATCCGCTCAACCCGAAATTTTGGAGTATCACGAAGCACTggagcaacaaaaaatcgaagcTGACGAAATGTTGCTGCGTCAACTGGAGAACGACAAGCGAAACAAACGCTCAAAACGAAAATCAGCCAAATCCGAATGTACGGACAGTGGCAAATCCGATTGTGAGAGTGCTTCAGAGTCACGGGCTGATGTCAGTAGTGACGGAATTATTCAACACACGAATAAAGACAACAGCAGTTTGGTAGAAGAGAAGTTTGTGCAACCAAATCCGGCAAATCAAACGACAACAGATGAGGAAATGGACATCGAAGACTCAATTCCGACAGcaattttggttcaaaagAGCAATCAAGCCGGCGAAATCATCGAACCGGCTCCCATTAGTCAAGTTTCAACGTATACCGTTCCCAAGGTTGTTCAGGATGCCGTAAATCCAGTAGTGAAAATGGAGACGAATAAATGTGATAATGAAGTAACAACTCCTGCTGCTGTGGAAAATGGTTTACCGAACAAAACAGAGCCCGAAACGAATCACGTTGTCAAAGAAGAGACACCACAGTTGATAAATGAGATCAAAACTGAAGCTCCGTTACTTGACAAATGGTTTTCGCTGCTAAAACAAGACATTCCTTTAATATCGCAGGAAACCGCCATCAATCAGGAAACCAAACGCTTGTACTGTAACATCACGTGTCGCGATACCGTCATGGGACAAGGTTTCCGTTGGGATGTCGGCAACGCTCTTTACTTCTATACCGTGCCCGATGACGGTAAACAAGAGAATACCTACTTTAGCGATTCAATAATGACCCTTTCTGGCTTGGATGATACCCGAATGCGCAACGTCATTGAAGGCAAGAACCTCGAACCGAAGCCAGAAGTCGAAGTAAAGCCCGAAATAAAGTCCGAAGACGTTATTACCGGATTTTCGCTTCCGCCGTACATGGCATTGTCCTTGAACAATCTCACAAATTACTTGCAGTGTGATAGTCCGGGTCCCGTTCCGTGCACACCCGAAGAGCAAAAACAACTTGAAGACATCAAACTGAATGGCGCCCCGCACAAACTCGAAAACAACTTTGTGCCGAAGGATTTGCGTCACGGATGGTGGAAAATCAGCGAAATCGAGCAACTGAATGAGCTGATTCAGTGTTTGAACCCGCATGGCATTCGTGAACGAAACTTGCGACAAAATATATTGATCGCGTTAACGGAAAGTATTGACTTGACGATCCCGTGTCCAGTTTCAAATCCGCGAGATAAACCGCCGCAAAATGGATTTATCGAACCGGAACCCATGAAATCGTGGAATCCACAGATTGCGAGACGCGTTGAACTGACGTTGCTGGATCAAGTTGAAAGTTTTGAGGATAAGATCGCAAGTGCGTCGATGCAAGTGAAGGGATGGACAGTTCCGCAACGCGATAACGATAACGAAGAAAATGTCGGAGGCGATTTTGTGAATATTCAATCGATCGGGGAACGGATTTTATCGCTTGAAGGTGCCATTGAACGACGATATCTAAAGCCTCCGTTGGGCGCAAATGTTACGGAAGCACAAATTGCCGCGATGGCAGCTAAAAAGCaggaagaagaaaatgaaCAGAATAAATCGATTGACTGTAGTCGATCTGATATTTCGGAAGATGACATTCCAAGAG gacTGGCTCAATGGCGTGATGCCGTGGAAAGATCTGTAACATGTGCTCAGCTATCGATGGCGTTGTACGTGTTGGAGTCCTGTGTGGCATGGGATAAGAGTATCATGAAAGCG AACTGTCAATTTTGTCAGTCCGGCGAGAACGAGGACAAGTTGCTGTTGTGTGATGGTTGTGACAGAGGCTATCACACGTATTGCTTCAAGCCGCAAATGACATCTGTTCCAGAAGGTGATTG gtattgcTACGAATGTGTCAACAAAGCCACGAATGAACGAAAATGCATCGTCTGTGGCGGAAACAAGCCAGCACCCGTCGGAAAACTCATCTACTGCGAGGCATGTCCCCGAGCGTATCATCACGATTGTTACATTCCGCCAATGATCAAAATTCCGCGCGGAAAATGGTATTGCCAGAATTGCGTGTCGAAGGCACCATCCAAAAAACGCCCTCCAAAGAAGAAGGAACCGAAAGAAGCGAAAGAACCCAAGTCGAAAGACACGTCAAAAagcgaaaagaaagaaaaagttgtCATGAGTCCCCCTTCAAAAGTGATCGAGGAACCGCCTTTGAG TCCTATCACGTTGCCCAACAATTCCACGCAGAGTGAAACTACGCCATCGAAACAAAGTTCAGTCGTTCATTCAACGCCCACGAACAACACGAAGGATTTTGATGCTACATCTCCGCAATCGCCGGTTAATGACACGAAAGACGAGGAAGAAGTGCCGAAGAAAAAGGACTCGTCTGCCAATGAAAACAACATTAGTGCTAAGGAAAAGTCAAAACAGGAACGAAAAGCtacgaaaaaattgatgaaggaACTTGCCGTGTGTAAAATTGTCTTAGAAGAGTTGGAG gtCCATGAAGATTCCTGGCCATTCCTATTGCCGGTAAACACAAAACAGTTCCCAacttataagaaaattatcaaagtcCCCATGGATCTTTCAACAATCAAAAAACGTTTAACAGATTTGTC CTACAAAACACGCGAAGATTTCATCACGGATGTCCGTACTATTTTCAACAACTGCGAAGTATTCAACGAAGACGATTCCCCCGTTGGCAAAGCAGGACACGGCATGCGAAATTTCTTCGAAGCTCGTTGGTCTGAACTCACTGACAAGCATTCATGA
- the LOC134828619 gene encoding neuropeptide SIFamide receptor: ELFYRHSSTMTIVYCVAYFIVFIVGLVGNSFVIAVVFRAPRMRTVTNFFIVNLALADILVIIFCLPATLMSNIFVPWMLGGLMCKTVPYIQGVSVAASVYSLIAVSVDRFLAIWWPLKLQITKRRARFIIFAIWVIALTSTIPWAVFFELVSVPELPTDVKVCLEIWPEGLNGALYFLIANLIACYLLPMALISICYILIWIKVWTRSIPGDSKDAQMDRMQQKSKIKVIKMLVIVIILFVLSWLPLYFIFARIKLGGPLTEREEEMIGMVTPIAQWLGSSNSCINPILYAFFNKKYRRGFAAIIRSKKCCGRLGYYETVAIASSSTSTRKSSHYHNNQNSCRRPPYSPSLKSEPASTIYGRHHAIAKQDSNLSRQMLIKQDSNVSRQFSQASSVDTSSQLSRHMLIKQDSNGSKSILSNQDSFISYIEPSSASSNTRMKTSSDNESQHHNMGGRDTDSFNNSNSSIFKQESYPKRGILCKQDTQVSYIENVNSKIMLSNQDVSSYMENKRHYLIKQDSVISFAEDNPKRRQLIKQDSIISFYDSPRSYLNKQDSSTSISHTSILKKADSRGSSSASPVRKTIGFFPD; the protein is encoded by the exons GAATTATTCTATCGACATTCGTCGACAATGACTATAGTTTACTGTGTGGCTTATTTTATCGTCTTCATTGTGGGACTTGTTGGCAATAGTTTTGTTATAGCAGTTGTGTTTAG AGCGCCTCGCATGCGGACCGTTACCAACTTTTTCATTGTTAATCTCGCACTCGCCGACATCCTAGTAATCATCTTTTGCTTGCCAGCCACATTAATGAGCAACATTTTTGTCC CATGGATGCTGGGAGGATTAATGTGCAAAACAGTACCTTACATACAGGGTGTCTCGGTTGCCGCATCTGTCTACAGTCTGATAGCTGTGTCCGTGGATAG gttTTTGGCAATTTGGTGGCCACTGAAACTACAAATCACGAAACGTCGTGCccgtttcattatttttgcgaTTTGGGTGATCGCACTGACCTCGACAATCCCGTGGGCCGTCTTCTTCGAGCTCGTTTCCGTGCCCGAGCTGCCAACTGACGTGAAAGTTTGTCTCGAAATCTGGCCCGAAGGACTAAACGGTGCACTGTACTTTCTCATAGCGAATTTGATCGCGTGCTACCTGCTACCGATGGCTTTAATATCAATTTGTTACATTCTGATATGGATTAAG GTGTGGACAAGGTCGATTCCGGGCGACTCGAAGGATGCACAAATGGATCGGATGCAACAAAAGTCCAAAATAAAGGTTATCAAGATGCTCGTGATTGtgattattttgtttgttttgtcgtGGTTGCCgctgtattttattttcgcgcggattaaattag GTGGTCCATTAACGGAGCGCGAAGAGGAGATGATTGGAATGGTGACTCCCATCGCACAATGGCTCGGTTCGTCAAACTCCTGCATCAATCCGATTCTGTATGCGTTCTTCAACAAGAAGTACCGTCGAGGCTTTGCCGCCATAATTCGATCGAAGAAATGCTGCGGCAGATTGGG ATATTATGAGACAGTGGCGATTGCCTCGTCGTCAACAAGTACGCGCAAATCGTCGCACTACCACAACAACCAGAACAGTTGTCGTCGACCACCGTATAGCCCATCGCTGAAATCCGAGCCAGCTTCGACCATCTACGGGCGACATCACGCCATTGCCAAGCAGGACAGCAATCTATCACGTCAGATGTTAATTAAGCAGGACAGCAACGTTTCAAGGCAGTTTTCGCAGGCATCGTCTGTCGACACGAGCAGCCAGCTGAGCCGACAT ATGTTAATCAAACAAGATAGCAATGGATCAAAGAGTATCTTATCAAATCAGGATTCATTCATTTCGTATATCGAGCCGTCGTCCGCGTCATCCAACACGAGAATGAAGACGTCATCTGACAACGAGTCGCAACATCACAACATGGGCGGCAGAGACACCGACAGCTTTAACAATAGTAATAGCAGTATTTTCAAACAAGAATCATATCCGAAGCGGGGCATTCTCTGCAAGCAGGATACGCAAGTGTCGTATATCGAGAATGTCAACAGCAAAATCATGCTGTCGAATCAAGATGTCTCCTCGTACATGGAAAATAAGCGAcactatttaattaaacaggACTCGGTTATCTCCTTTGCAG AGGACAACCCCAAACGCCGTCAGTTAATTAAGCAAGACTCAATCATATCTTTTTATGATTCACCACGTAGTTACTTAAATAAGCAAGACTCAAGCACATCAATATCTCATAcatcaattttaaagaaagcTGATTCACGTGGAAGTTCATCGGCTTCACCTGTTCGTAAGACAATAGGATTTTTCcctgactga